The genomic DNA GGATTTGGTACATTGGATGAATTTTTTGAAGCGATAACATTAATTCAAACAAACAAGATAAATTATTTTCCTGTAGTATTATTTGGCAACCATTATTGGAAAGGTTTAATTGACTGGATGAAAACCACTATGCTTGAGGAGGAAACAAATATTTCAAAAGAAGACTTTGATATTTTTAAAATAGCGGATAGCGTGGATGATACTGTACAATACATTGAAGATTTTTACAAAACATCAAGGTATGAACCTAACTTTTAATACCGATTTTCACTTTTTTAATAAGCCATAATTTATTCCGAAATATTGAATATAGTGTCAACCTTATTTATGAATAGACAAATAACGAATATTGAACAAGGAATTATGAATAATGAAATTTGTTGACCACAAAAATTGCTCAGCGTCATCTTTTTACTTCAAAATTCTTTATTCCTTGTTTCGCAACCGCTAAAGCTACAGCGAACGTGGTCAATATTCATTATTAATAAATACTACACAATTAAAATTTAAAAACTCCATCAAAAAAATTACAAACGCTTTTAGATAAACGAATAACTAAATAGCCGAATAAACAATTCCTTCATTGATTATTTTTTCTTTGTAGAATACAAACAGGATTAGAAGAGTTGAAAAATGCAATTAATAAACATCATCCATTACAATAAATTGGAGGTTGCAATTTGCAACCTCCAATTTTAATGATTAGTTTTGTTGAATTAAAATAATGGAAAATATGAGAACAGAAATAACAATTCCGGAAGAAATAATAATGAGTAAAATCTATCTTATTAGAGGTCAAAAAGTAATGTTAGATAGAGACTTATCCGAATTATACGAAGTTGATACGAAAGTATTAAAACAAGCTGTTCGCAGGAATATTGAACGCTTTCCTGAAGATTTTATGTTTGAAATGACAAAAGATGAATTAGAACTTTGGAGGTCACAGTTTGTGACCTCCAAGTCTGACATGAAAGGTTTACGTTATGCTCCTTTTTGCTTTACAAATATTGGTATTCCTCAATTATCAACGGTTTTAAAAAGTAAAAAAGCTATTATGATAAATCTTCAGATTATGCGAGTATTTAATAAAATGTATGAAATGATGCTTGCACATAAAGATTTATTTATAAAGCTTGATGAAATAGAACGAAAAATATCAATGCACGATGATAATATCATGTTAATTTTTGAATACATAAAGCAATTTGAAGAAAGTAAGAAACAAGAATTAGAACAAAAAAACAGAAAGCAAATAGGATTTAAAACATCTGAAGAATAAATTCAATCAAATATTTCGCAAGCAATTATGAATAATGAAATTTGCTGACCACAAAAATTGCTCAGCGTCATCTTTTTACTTCAAAATTCTTTATTCCTTGTTTCGCAACCGCTAAAGCTACTGCCTAAGCGAAAGGGTTTTCATTCCGAAATTTCGGAATCATATACTTCTTCAAAACTTTTTACATTATCCCGATTTGTATCAATTTTTTTCATTGTCTATAAAAAACTCTGAAAATCTTAATGCCTGTCTGCCGACATAGGCAGGCGAATGTATCTATAGCCCCCCCCTTTAATACTTCAATGCACTAAAGGATGGTTTCTTATTATTTATTAGAGCTAATCATTTCTGATAATTTTTTGTTTTTTAGTATTCCATTAAATCCATTTGATACATGATAAATATTATGTTTGCCTGCTCTTTTGAGATATGATATGAGTGCTAAAGACAAACTACCGTTATGACAATAAATACAATTAGTAACCTCATCTTCAATATTTTGATAATTATTAATTAAAAATTTTGTATCAATATTTTGTGAGCCTTCAATTTGGCTTTTTTCATAAATATTCTTTGGTCTTATGTCAATTAAAAATAATTTTCCGTGTTTTTTTTCTAAATATAGCTCTTCAGGATTTATTGAAATAACTATATCAATTTGTAATTTATTTTTTCTCCAACTTTCAAATCCACCTTTTAGGTAACCTTTAATATTTGTAAATCCAAAATTTCGTAAGTCAATTATTGCTTTTTCTTCTTGTCCTTTTGAAGCAATTATTAATAATGCTTGATCTTTAAGAAGAAAATGTTTAGAGATTGCTTTGAAACCTCGTTTGAGTTCAATGTTTATCGATTTTGGTATAAATCCTAAAGCAAAATCTTCATTCTTTCGTGTATCCAGAATTAACAAATTTTCTTTTTGATAATCTTTGAAATTTTCTAATGTTAATGAATATTTAGACATAATATTTTAGAATTTATTTGTTTAAAAATTTCTTGAGCTTCAAACTTTTCTTAACTTTAAAATCTTTTAGGTAAAAAGGTTCAAATGTATTTAAATCCTCAAATGTTTTATTTATATATTTTTTTAACGCAATTGGAAAAATATTTTTTGCATCAGCAAAAATATTCTTTTTAAAAACAACATTTTTTTCATTTTCAAAAATCTCAACCCATTTATCAATGTCATTACCAATAAAAATAAGTTTTGATTTTGAATAAAATTTTTCTAAAGTACTACTTTCTAAAACCCCTACTTTTGTTTCTATTAATTCGTTGAGTTCATTATCAAATACAGAATAGTAAACCTCATTATTTCTGGCATCAGCTAAAGAACAAAACAAATTGTCTTTTGCTTTTTCTGAATCCTTTAGTCCGTAATAAAATGAATGTAAAGTGTTAACGGAAATCAGTGGGATGTCAAGTCCATAACAAATTCCTTTTGCTACAGCTATGCCTATTCTTAAACCTGTAAAAGAGCCGGGACCTTTGCTTACAGCAATTGCATCAAGTTGATTAAAAGGAACATTGGCATTCGTAAGAATTTCTTTGATAAAAATTGTTAATTTTTCGGAGTGTACATTCCTATCATTCACACTTTTGTTTTCAACAATTTTATCGTTAATTGATAAGGCAATTGAGCAAATATCCGTTGATGTTTCTATGTGTAAAAGTTTTGTCATTATTGATTAAAAATTAACAATCTTACGATAACGATAAGTAGAACTATTGCAAAAATAAGCTTAATATATCTGTCTGCAATTTTTTTTGAAAGCATTACTCCAATTGGAGAAGAAATTATTACTCCTGCTATAATAGGAAGAATTACTGATGGCACGATAAATCCTATTGAATCCACAGTAGCATTTTGGGGATTTGTATTTGCGAAAGCATAAAATAAGCTTACGCTTAAAGCAAAAAACGGCATTGCTCCGAGAGAAATTGATGTTACTTTTTTTATTTTTAATTTCATGATTCCGGATAGTAGAGGCACCATAGCTACGCCTCCGCCAAGTCCGCTCATAGCGAGGAAAATGCCTGCAACGAATCCACTTATGGAGAATTTGCTTAAAGGGAGTTGCTCTTTTTCAATCTTTTCTTTTTTATTAAAATTGAACATTCTTAGAGCTAAGATAATTAATGTTAAAACAAAAAAAATAGCAAATTTTTCTTTTGAATACCAGTCAAAATTTATTATCAAGTATGATAAAAATAAAGAGGAAATGATTCCCGGAATGGCTGTAAATAAAACTTCTTTTAAATAGAAATTGTTGTTTTTGTACTGTTTAATACTGCCTGCAATTCCTGCAAAAAATACTGCAAAAGCAGAATTGGAAACTAAGTACTTTACAATGTCATCTGATTGAATATCTTTTAAAAATATTGAAAGGATGAAAACATAAACAACACCACCTCCAATTCCAAGTAATCCGGCAAGAATGCCACCGGTA from Bacteroidota bacterium includes the following:
- a CDS encoding ORF6N domain-containing protein, with product MRTEITIPEEIIMSKIYLIRGQKVMLDRDLSELYEVDTKVLKQAVRRNIERFPEDFMFEMTKDELELWRSQFVTSKSDMKGLRYAPFCFTNIGIPQLSTVLKSKKAIMINLQIMRVFNKMYEMMLAHKDLFIKLDEIERKISMHDDNIMLIFEYIKQFEESKKQELEQKNRKQIGFKTSEE
- a CDS encoding rhodanese-like domain-containing protein, producing MSKYSLTLENFKDYQKENLLILDTRKNEDFALGFIPKSINIELKRGFKAISKHFLLKDQALLIIASKGQEEKAIIDLRNFGFTNIKGYLKGGFESWRKNKLQIDIVISINPEELYLEKKHGKLFLIDIRPKNIYEKSQIEGSQNIDTKFLINNYQNIEDEVTNCIYCHNGSLSLALISYLKRAGKHNIYHVSNGFNGILKNKKLSEMISSNK
- the tsaB gene encoding tRNA (adenosine(37)-N6)-threonylcarbamoyltransferase complex dimerization subunit type 1 TsaB, with the translated sequence MTKLLHIETSTDICSIALSINDKIVENKSVNDRNVHSEKLTIFIKEILTNANVPFNQLDAIAVSKGPGSFTGLRIGIAVAKGICYGLDIPLISVNTLHSFYYGLKDSEKAKDNLFCSLADARNNEVYYSVFDNELNELIETKVGVLESSTLEKFYSKSKLIFIGNDIDKWVEIFENEKNVVFKKNIFADAKNIFPIALKKYINKTFEDLNTFEPFYLKDFKVKKSLKLKKFLNK
- a CDS encoding sulfite exporter TauE/SafE family protein, with the translated sequence MQTHFFDIVILFFAGCTGGILAGLLGIGGGVVYVFILSIFLKDIQSDDIVKYLVSNSAFAVFFAGIAGSIKQYKNNNFYLKEVLFTAIPGIISSLFLSYLIINFDWYSKEKFAIFFVLTLIILALRMFNFNKKEKIEKEQLPLSKFSISGFVAGIFLAMSGLGGGVAMVPLLSGIMKLKIKKVTSISLGAMPFFALSVSLFYAFANTNPQNATVDSIGFIVPSVILPIIAGVIISSPIGVMLSKKIADRYIKLIFAIVLLIVIVRLLIFNQ